A genome region from Leptodactylus fuscus isolate aLepFus1 chromosome 6, aLepFus1.hap2, whole genome shotgun sequence includes the following:
- the LOC142210013 gene encoding galactoside alpha-(1,2)-fucosyltransferase 2-like: MWTIEPIGRLGNLMGEYATLYALAKLNGHRAFILPEMYWPLSRVFKITLPVIAQKDFMETNWINLELHDWMSPEYRNLDYEYLKLIGYPCSWTFYEDVKDEILQEFTFHDYIKEGANKYLSSLQEGRGNVTFVGVHVRRGDYLTIMPNVWKGVVADKMYLQTAMDYFRKKYKNVLFIVTSNGMDWCKENIDTTLGDVHFSGDGEESSPARDFALLVHCNHTIMTVGTFGYWAGYLARGETIYLSNFTLPDSDFLKIFKYEAAYLPNWLGIPADLSPLLSQMDEGLFHQCTLLEDRITGSNKVGKKDVLKGLVIGQWLVHQVLDYSALEKWKRFKESRKVFVSFSFLEDEMEQYV, from the exons ATGTGGACAATAGAACCAATTGGCCGACTTGGCAATTTAATGGGGGAGTATGCCACACTTTATGCTTTGGCAAAATTGAATGGTCACAGAGCTTTTATTTTGCCTGAAATGTACTGGCCACTATCAAGGGTTTTTAAAATTACTCTACCTGTGATCGCCCAAAAAGACTTTATGGAGACTAATTGGATAAACCTTGAACTCCATGACTGGATGTCTCCAGAATACAGAAACCTTGACTATGAATATTTGAAGCTTATAGGGTATCCTTGTTCATGGACTTTCTATGAGGATGTAAAGGATGAAATTCTCCAGGAGTTTACATTTCACGATTACATTAAAGAAGGAGCAAATAAATATCTCTCCAGTCTGCAGGAAGGCCGTGGAAATGTCACTTTTGTTGGGGTTCATGTACGCAGAGGGGACTATTTAACCATCATGCCCAATGTATGGAAAGGGGTAGTAGCTGACAAAATGTACCTACAGACAGCTATGGACTATTTCCggaagaaatacaaaaatgttttatttatagtAACCAGTAATGGGATGGACTGGTGTAAGGAGAACATTGATACTACATTGGGAGATGTCCACTTTTCTGGAGATGGGGAGGAATCTTCACCAGCTCGTGATTTTGCCCTCTTGGTTCATTGTAACCACACCATCATGACAGTTGGGACATTTGGATATTGGGCTGGATATTTGGCCAGAGGGGAAACCATTTACCTTTCAAACTTCACCTTACCAGACTCTGACTTTCTTAAAATCTTTAAATATGAGGCAGCTTATCTTCCAAATTGGTTAGGGATTCCTGCAGACCTATCTCCACTTTTAAGCCAGATGGATGAA GGCTTGTTTCATCAATGCACGCTGTTGGAGGACCGAATTACAGGAAGTAACAAAGTGGGGAAGAAGGACGTCTTGAAAGGTCTTGTAATAGGCCAGTGGTTGGTCCATCAGGTCCTGGACTACTCTGCACTGGAGAAATGGAAAAGGTTCAAGGAGTCCAGAAAGGTTTTTGTAAGCTTCTCTTTTCTAGAGGATGAAATGGAGCAGTACGTGTAA